One window of Thermodesulfobacteriota bacterium genomic DNA carries:
- a CDS encoding DJ-1 family glyoxalase III: MASVLVPLAQGCEELEAVAVIDVLRRAGIEVVTAGLEPAVAPVRGRCGVVLVPDTALDQALDREFDLVVLPGGLAGTNALRADPRIRSLILHQHSQGRLLAAICAAPVVLAEAGVLAGRRATSYPGCLAELGLADILVDESPVVRDGTVITSKGPGTAVELALCLVEALAGSGERQKVAAEIQRP; this comes from the coding sequence ATGGCTTCGGTGCTGGTGCCCCTCGCGCAGGGGTGTGAAGAACTGGAGGCGGTGGCGGTCATCGACGTGTTGCGGCGGGCGGGGATCGAGGTGGTGACCGCCGGCCTGGAGCCGGCAGTGGCGCCGGTGCGCGGCCGGTGCGGGGTGGTGCTGGTGCCGGACACGGCCCTGGATCAGGCTCTCGATCGGGAGTTCGACCTGGTGGTCCTGCCGGGCGGCCTGGCGGGCACCAACGCCTTGCGGGCTGATCCGCGGATCCGCAGCCTCATTCTGCACCAGCACAGCCAGGGCCGCCTGCTGGCCGCCATCTGCGCCGCGCCGGTGGTGCTGGCCGAGGCGGGTGTTCTGGCTGGCCGCCGGGCCACCAGCTATCCCGGCTGCCTGGCCGAGCTGGGGCTCGCCGACATCCTGGTGGACGAGAGCCCCGTGGTGCGGGATGGCACGGTGATCACCTCCAAGGGACCGGGGACGGCGGTGGAGCTCGCTCTTTGCCTGGTGGAAGCCCTGGCGGGCAGCGGCGAGCGGCAGAAGGTGGCGGCGGAGATTCAACGACCCTGA